From the bacterium genome, the window CTCGCGGATGTTGCAGCCGCTCCATTCCGGAAAGCAGAATTTTGCGTCGCGTTCGTTTGATGCCTTCTTCGACTGGCTTGATCGGTTCTATCGTGGGACATTGAAGTGGGTGCTGGGCCATCGCGCCCTGTCGACGGCGTTTGCGCTTGTATTGATCGTGATCGGCGCGACGATGTTGAAATTCATCCCGTCGGAATTGGTACCGACCGAGGACCGCGGTGTGGCGTTTGGTATCGTGCTGGCGCCGGAAGGGGCGACGCTTGAATATACCGACCGCTATATGCGGCAGGTCGAAGAGCAATTGCTTGCGCTGCCGGAGCGAGATGGGCTGTTCACCGCCACCGGACTGGGATTTGGCGGACCGGGACGCGTCACGAATGGATTTGTTTTTCTTGAGCTGAAACCGCGGGCTGAGAGAAATCGAACACAGCAGGAGATTGTGGCGGAGATGTTTCCCCGACTGCTGGGTATACCGGGTGTGCTGGCGTTCATGATCAACCCGCCATCGCTTGGCCAGGGGTTTGAATCACCGGTGCAGTATGTGCTCCAGGGGGACAGCTATGAGGAGTTGCAGCAGGGAGTAGGGATCATGATGTCCAAAGCGCAGCAGCTTGGGTATCTGATCAACCTGGATACGGACCTTCGCCTCAACAAGCCGCAGCTTGATATTACGATCGACCGCGATCGCGCGGCCGGATTGGGAGTGTCGGTGACCGATATCGGCGCAACGCTGGAGACCTATTTGGGTGGACGCGTGGTGACCAACTTCAAGCGCGCAGCCAAGCAGTATGATGTGATCACGCAGTTGCGTCCATCGGATCGGGCAACGCCGGAGACGATATCAGAGTTGTATGTGCGCGGCAATGGCGGCCTGGTGCAGTTGGCGAACGTGGTGAATATTCGGGAAACAGTGGCGCCAAAAGAACTGAACCACTTTAACCGGGTGCGTTCGGCGACGATCAGCGCGAATATCGCTCCGGGGATGACCTTGGGGAAGGCGCTGGATGATCTGGACCTGATCGCGGCGACCGATCTGCCGCCAGCGATCAAGACGGCGTTGAACGGGCAGTCGCGCGAGTATCGCGATTCAAGCTCCGCGCTCTACTTCCTCTTCCTGTTTGCAGTGGTCTTTATCTTCCTGGTATTGGCGGCGCAGTTTGAGAGCTTTATTCATCCGCTGACGATCCTGTTGTCGGTGCCATTGGCGGTGGTTGGGGCGCTGGTGTCGCTCTTCCTGTTTGGACAGACGATCAATATCTACTCACAGATCGGGTTGATCATGTTGATCGGATTGGTGACCAAAAATTCGATTCTGATAGTCGAGTATGCCAACCAGTTGCGGGAGTCCGGCAAGTCGGTCTATGACGCGATCACGGAAGGGGCGGCGATTCGACTTCGGCCGATCCTGATGACGTCGTTTGCGACGATCTTCGGCGTGTTGCCTATCGCCATTGGATTGGGTGCAGGCGGAGAAGCACGTCAGCCGTTAGGGATCGCGGTGGTTGGTGGAATGTTGTTCTCGACCTTCCTGACTTTGGTGCTGGTGCCGGTGGTGTATACCTTGCTCGCGCGCTTCACCAAGGAATCGGAGCCGGTGACCGAGCATGCGAAAGCTAAGCCGCATGGCCAGCCAGTTACTGATGCGCATGGGTTGGTAACGGAATAATACCCTCATCCGCCACTTCGTGGCACCTTCTCCCAATGGGAGAAGGAATTACCTGAGCTCATGAGAATAAAAAAAGCCCCGCTGATGCGGGGCTTTTTCTTAGTTGGCGGTAGCAGAAACTAGTACTTCACGCCGCAACCATAGGGAGCGGAAGTCTTGACGGCAACCGGCTTGCCGGCCATGGCGGCATCAAGCGCGGCTGCGACATAGTTGGTCGAGGTCTTGATGTCATCCGGGTTCGGCGACGGCGTGTTGTCGATCGCGCCGGCATAGATCAAAACGCCTTCCGGGTTGATGACATACATGTTCGGCGTGGTTTTGGCGCCGTACAACTTGCCGACTTTACCATCGGTGTCGATCAGATAAGCGGAAGCGCTGTGTCCTTCGGCGGTGATCCGATCGGTCAGTTCTTTACCTTCGAAGTATCCCTGTTTTCCTTTGTTGGAGGAGCAGATGGACAGCCAGACAACTTCCTTCTTGGTGTAAGCGGCCTGAAGCGTCTGCATGTTCTTTGCGCCGTAGTGCTTTTTGACGAACGGGCAATCGAAGTTTACCCATTCCAACACCACAAATTTCCCTTTGAAGTCAGACAGCGAGTGGGTTTTGCCGTTGACATCGGTCAACGTAAAGTTGGGCGCCGCCTTATCGACAGTGGCAGTCTGGACAGTTTCAGGAGCGGTCGCATCCGATGCAACCAGTGCGGTGGACAACATCAGCAGTCCGAGCGCCATAGACAGTAATTTTTTCATGATCTCTCCTTCAGTGGCTCCTCGCCGTGTATGGTTACCTGTCTGGTCGGCGAGTTGTTCGCAGGCAGGTCGGTTATGGAATTCAAAGCTTCGAGGACAATTCCCGGAGTCAAAATTTCTGGCAAAAGAATCGGTTCAGTGGCGGAGTTGTGGTAGAGGACATAGAGGGGGACAGAGTTTCGGCCAAAGCGAGCGAGCGCCTGGGCAATGACCTGATCGCGCGCGGTCCAGTCCGCCTTGAGGGGAACGATTCCGAGATCAAGAAAACGCTGCTGAACATCGGCCGAACTAAAGGCAACTTTTTCATTCACCTGACAACTGAGGCACCAGGCGGCGGTGAAGTCTATAAAGATCGGTTTGCCGGCAGTACGCAATTCTTCGACTCGTTCCGGCGTGAAGGTCTCCCAGGCAATCGCCCCTTTTTCGTTCGAACGGGTGGCGACAGCGACATTTTCGAACGACGCGCCACTAATACCGATGACCAGCGCGGCGGCGGCCAATACAAGAGCAGAACCGCGAGCGAGTAGTTTTGCCCGGGTGGTAGCAACAAGCGTATCCCATCGACCGATAATCCATCCGGCAACGGCCAGAAGGAGCAAGGCGGCCAGGATAAAGATCAGTCCGGCGGTCCCGATCTGGATACCGAGTACCCAGAGGAGCCAGAGCACTGTGGCGAGAAGCACAAAGCCAAGGAACTGCTTGAAGGTCTCCATCCAACGTCCGGGTCTCGGGACATAGCGAAGCAGTTTTGGCGAGGCTGACAGCGCGAGATATGGCGCAGCCATGCCGAGGGCGATTGAGGTGAAGATCAGCATGGCGATCCAGGCTGGTTGCGCCAGCGAATAGCCGAGCGCGGATCCCATAAATGGAGCGGTGCACGGAGTGGCAACGATAGTAGCGGTTACACCATTGAGGAAAGAACCACCAAATCCGGTTTTGCCTGCGGCAACTGCACCAGCGGAGGCGAACGATGTACCAAGTTCAAAGAGGCCAAGCAGATTCAGACCAAACAGAAAAATGAACGAGGTGATGACGACCAGGAAGATCGGCGACTGGAGTTGGAATCCCCAACCCAGTTGTTCGCCACCGGCTTTCAGAAAGAGAAGTGTGCCGGCCAAAAGCCAGAATGAGACCAGTACACCGGCGGTGAAGATCATACCGTGGTGCAGCGGTTTGGTATGGGTAGCATCGGCATGATTCACAAAGCCAAGGATTTTGAGCGACAGGACCGGTAAAACGCAGGGCATTAGATTGAGGATCAGTCCGCCAATGAAGGCGAACAGGATCGCCTGCCAGAAGCTGGTTTCCGTGGTGGTCGCGGTGACAGCGACCGGTTGATCCTCACTGAGAGAGGAAACAAACTGGACATAGCTTTTGGTTGAATCGCTGTTCGTCAAGACCAGCAGACCCTGCAGGCTGTCGGGGCGGTCGATCAGGTATTCGTTTTTGGGGATTGTCAGTTGAACAGATCCATCCACAATCGAGATTGGTTGACTGGCGATATGGTCAATGACGCCGCGATCACCGGAGTAAAATTCTGCTAAGACAAGAGCGGCTGTTGATTTGTCGGGGAGTGGAAAGCGAAGCTGAAAATGAGTACCGTCAAAGTCGGACTGGACCGCAAAGTCGGCTTCCGACGGATATTGAATCGCGGCGAATTTCGGCGCCCAGATAGAATCGGGCTGTAAGTGGTCCGCGACCTCGAGCATCAGGGAGAGTTGGGCATCGCCGGGGACACATTCTTCCCTGCAAACCAGCCAGGAAGCTTTGCCAGACAAGGTTACCGTCTGGCCGACCGCAAGCGTGGGCGGGGGAGTGATCCGGAGCGGGACGATCAATTCGTGCGAGTAGCCATAGGAGGCAAGCGGAGGAGTAATGGTTTTCTCCGGAATGGGCCATCGGATCGGCTCGACGACAAAGCCGTCGGGGAGCGACCAGGTCATTTTGGGAGGAAGGCCGGCATCGCCGGGATTTTGCCAGTAGAGATGCCAGTGGTCATCCAGCGTGAAATGGAGGCCAACCTCAAACGGTTGACCCGGTTGCACGGTGCGGACCGGAGAGACCAGCTCGACCTCGAGGTGGCCGACACGGGTCGGGAGCGCCTGAACAGTCGCCGCCAAAGTCAGGGCAAGGGCGAAGAGGCAGGTCATCCAAAGAAGTCGCTTTTGCAGGTCCATATACTCCATGGTTGAGGGCGAAGGAATGCTTACGGAGTTAAACAGTCGAACCCGGCTCAAGTTTCATTATTACTTGAGAGGCCATAGAGGTGGGGGAGGCGCTCCCAGGATCGCCCAGCCCCCTGGATCTTGACTTGTCGGTGAATGAGACAGACTACGGCGCCGGACATGGCATCCGGCGCTAATCGAGAATAGCTATGCAGAAACGTTCAGGCCAATTCAGCCTCTGTCTGCTGCGTTTGGCGAACGCACTGATGATCCGGATGTCCGGGAGCCGAAGTTGGGCCGGATCGTGACCACCAGAGCGACAGCAAAAATTGGCGATAGGGGCGCATGGTGCATGGATTGGTACAGGCGGCCAGTTCATGGATCTCGGTGCAGAAGCCGTGGCAGCCGATGCATTCCCCCGGCGGATGTCCTTCCTCCAGCAGTTCGCATGCTTCGCGCAGTTCCCGCGAATGGATCAGAAAGGTGGAGAGGCAATCCTGCTTCAGATGATTGAATTGGAAATAACATTGAGATGGATCTCGCGGATCGATCTGAATTCCTTGTGGACTGATCGTGCGATCATACAGCAGGTCATGTAAGGTCAACCACTGTTTGCATCCCGGACACTGTTTCAGCGGTTTGCGATTCACGTTTTCCCCTCTTGAGTGATGTTGCATGGTAGCTAAAATATCGGCTAAAGATATCCACGTATTTAGCCTAAAAGGGGCCGCAATAGTCCTGTTTTGGAGTTGTCTAATATATGCGTAAGTGATTTAAGATAAAGAAGATACATCGTATTACTGGCGAATCTGGATACGCTTTGCCTGCTCGCGAGTTTTCTCAGAATACCAGATATTTATCCACTCGTCGATGGAATGCGGTTCGCGAATGCGCCAGGCATCGGCGACCGGCTGGCGGGAAAGGCGTTTCAGACTGGCAAAATGAGGGCCGGCATTGGCGGCCAGTTCGGTGGCATAGGTGGTGGACTGGGAGAGGAGCCGGTCGCTATCCACAACCTGATGTACCAACCCAAGCTGGAGAGCTTCCGCGGGAGAGAGCAGAGTGCCTGTGAGCAGAATCTGTTCTGCGTTGCGTGTGCCGCAGGCGAACTGCAACATCGCCACCGCTCCGGCGAAGAGCGACGCGCCGAAGGTAACTTCGTTGAGCGCCAGTCTGGCGTTGCCATCGGCAATGATCCGTCGATCGCAGGTCGTCGCGAGAATACAACCACCGGCGATGGCATGTCCGTTGATCGCGCCGACAATCGCTTTCGGGAAAAGGAACAGCCGGTGATAGAGATCGCAGAATGAGCGGATAAAGCGGGTCATCTCTTCGGGACTGAGGTCATAGAGTTCAGGGATATCCAGCCCAAATGAGAAAAACTTCGCCTGTCCGGTCAGGATGACTGCTGAGACGGTCGGTTCCTGCTCGATCTGCGTCAACAGCAGGTCGAGTTCTCGGACGAAGTCCGGATTGATGGCGTTGACCTTGCCACGAGTCATGGTAAGGATAGCGAGGTTGTCGGACTGCTGGAGATCAAAGCAGGTCATGATGAATCCCTTTCAGGTGAACGCCGGAAGGGGATACTAGTAAGAAAAATCGTGGTGAACAGCAAGCGCTCTCTGAAGCGAAGGAATGCTGCGGATGATGAATCGAGTGCACCGCCCGGTTTTGGGATGCGCGTGTGACCGGGCGGCTCACTTTCATGAAGGAGGGATGGTGCGACCGATCGGTTATTCCTCGAGGAATGAGAGGATCGTTTTGTCGTCGACCCACTGAACTTTGCCGGCGACCACGCGGCTCCGCTGAACCTTGAACTTAACATCGGAGTTGCGGAAGACCGAACCGAGGATCGCCTGACTGACTCGTCCGGACTCGTGGAGTTCGACACGATTGCCGGGGATCAGCCCTGCCTGGGTGATCTCGGCCCAGGCGAGAATGCCTGTACCACTGCCGGTATATTCGTACGTCCAGACGCGGACTGCCTGCCCGCAGGACTCAACACAGAGCCGGTTGGGATGATCGTAGAACGAATCATAGAAGCTGAGCGAACCGGTGGAATCGCGCAGATAGATGGCGAAGTAAAGTCCGTTATCGTTGGCTTTAGCGATATCTTCGGAGATCAAGAGATCTTCGCGACCATCGAGATTAAAGTCACCGGAAACGCGCCACCGATCGATCGGTACGCCGTTACCATCGAGCTGCGGCATCATAAGTGAATCTTCGACCGATACACCCGCCAGAGCCGGAACAGCTAGTGTCACCAGAATCAATCCAGTGACGCAGATCGCTACGCAGAAGTTCTTCATATACTCTCCTTCGAAGTCAGATGACTCCCTTGTGTGCGAATACATTTCTGGTGCGAAATGAAAGCAGAAACTCAGAGCGGATAGCTTTGCGGAATGGCGCGATTCGATTCCCCGTCCTGCGTACCGCATCCTCTCTCACCTCGTCAATCTATCGGCAGTAACGGAATGAGCAAGCTAATAATTGCATAAATTGTCTATGATTTGCGCATGCTGATAAAGAGGCAATTTCGGCGACAGTATTTGTGAGAAGGAGGATTATTTTCGAGCAGGAAGAGTTAATTCTCGGAATTCACGTTTGGTGGGGAATTGATTCCTTACCACTTCACTATTAGGATTGATTATGGAAAGTTTCAGTTTGCACCAACCGACAAATAGCGGATGATATAAGAGTGAATTTGATCGTCCCGTGTTGATGATCTCCGGAGGCAAATCGAAAACGGGCCAGTTCTCTTAGAGTACTGACCCGTGTGCCAACACTTTTCAATGGATGCGAGGTTACTGCAGTGAGCGAACCTCGGTCTTGCGCGTGATCTTGCTGACGCCGCCAATATGGCCGGCGACCGCGGTGGGCGGGTCGGACATCTGCCAGTTGTCAGGATCGGCCGGATCACCCGAGCGATAAGTCATGCGCCAGTATACTTCGAGCGGGTAATAGCCAGACCAGTCCGGCGCCCAGTAATCTACATAGCTGTATATGTCCCAGGTGGTGGAGGAAACCTGGTTGACCTCCATCTCGTTTGGAGTCTGGTATAAATTCCAGCCGCCATCAAGGCCGAGCTCGCCCAGGATAAATTCGTAGATCAACGGATCGGTCTGTGCCTCCATTGCCGCGATCGCGGTGATGACATTGGGCAAACATTGATTGCGGGTGATGGTATCATGCACCACAACCGTGTCCCAGTTGATCTGGACAGTCCGAACGGTATCATGCACAACACTGGTGATCCGGACGGTGTCATGAACAGTGACGGTACGGATGATGGTGTCGATATCGGTGATGCGGATAGTGTCAACCCGGTTAATGATCATGGTGTCGCCGATATTCACGGTGTCAATGAGCGTGATGGTATCGGGCGGGGATTCGACATACTTGGTTTCGTAGATATACTCCTTGGAGTTGACGATCCGCTCCTTGTCGCAGCCGGCGATCCAAAGAAGCGAAGCGATCAGGAGCAGGCAGGTACCGATGAGGATACGTCGAGTCATGACATTCTCCTGGGTATGGGACGACCGTTCATTATAGGAGGGGGTAGTGCAAGCGGCAGGCCAAGTGGCGGAGAATCGACGACGAACGACTAAGGTATTACTTGTCAATAAGATACGACAATTCACTGGAGTCAGCAGTATGCTGGTTTATTCCGCAGGATGAGCAGACGGTTGCATCAGGCGACTGCATTGCCCGAGGGAGCACCGTCTGGCAAACAGGTTTTCCAGGATAATCGAGGACTAAAAAACTCGCCGTTAGCGAGCCTGGAGTATCCGTTTGAGCACCGCGATCTGTCCGGCATGGTAGAGATTATGCCAGAGCAGTCCATTGACCATGGTGGCAACGGTGTACGGTTTGCCGGTAACCGGGCGATTCCAGGCGCGGGACGGGATCGCTTTCAGGCGTGCCTAGAGTTTCCGTTGGGTAGCTTCGTACTGGCGGATCGCCGCTTTCCAGTTTTGTTCGGTTGAATCCGGGGGAGATGGGAAGTCGCCATCGGGAGGCTCACCGACCGACTGGCCATCGAGGCGAAGCAGCACCACCTGCATCCATCCCTGCATATGCAGCATCAGCTCCCAGATGGAATGGGCACCATCAATTTTAGCGGCGGCCATCGCGGGGGTAATTTCCGAGAGAATAAGTTTAAGGGATGGACCATGCCACGGGCGGCCGGAGTGGATGGTGGTGAAATCGTGGGCGAGAAGTTCTCGATCATACATTCGGGCACCTCTTGTTTGTGGTCGAAAAAAAATAATCAGATCATTCGTATCAGACAAATCACATTTGGTGAGTAAGTGATGAGGGTAACAGTGCGAATGCATGCAGAGTATGGGATGGTGTACTCAAGAGTGTGGTAATACTAACGAGAGCAGAGCAAGTGAGTTACTCCTTCGTTCAAAATGGTTAACATGGATTTAGTTTTGTCGACAGATGTACTGCAATTCACAAGCCGGGGAATATCGGCGAACGGAAGCGGCGTGAGGTAGGCTTGGTCAGAGGAAAGAAGAGTTGCAAAGATGGACTAAATGGTTACATTTAAGCAACTCCACACTACTCCAATGGAAGAAGGATGCAATGAAACTGATCGCGCGCACACTATTCATCCTGATGATCTCCGCTTCTGCTTTCTCCCAGGAGACGATCGTCATTGGCTGGAACGATCTCGGCATGCATTGCAGCAACAAGGATTTCACCAATGTAGTGGTTTTGCCTCCCTTCAATAATGTTCGAGCGCAGGTGATCCAGGTTGGAGACAGCACTCACCTGCCGGTGATCATGACCACCGGGTTTCGCATTCTGTATGAGATCCCCGGAAATACGTTTTCAGTCGGCAAAACGAACTTCTGGGATTTTGAGGATCAGATATTCGGCGTGAATCTCCCTCCGGATGTGGGATTAACGGGCAACCGGCTGAGCGGAGAGATGGTGATGCAAGCGGACCACTTTGATGTGACCGGTGTGCCGATCACGCCATACTCTGATGCCGATCTGCTCCACGAAGATCCGTTTCAACTGGGATTACTGCGCGTGTTTGACGGATCGAACAATCTGATCGCTACCACTCAGCCGGTGGTACCAGTGTCAAACGAGATCAATTGCGTAAGTTCCGGATGTCACTCCAGTGAACAGGATATCCTGAATCGGCACGAAGATGAGGGAGGATTCGATCCGAACAACACGCCGATACTCTGCGCGAGCTGTCATTCCTCCAATGCATTGGGGACTCCCGGCCATCCCGGAGTGCCGTCTTTGTCCGAAGCGATCCATAAAAAGCATGGTGAGGAGACCAATGACTGCTACAAATGTCATCCTGGCCCCAATACCCAGTGCCTTCGCGATGTCATGAAGACAGAACATGGGTTCACCTGTCAGACGTGCCACGGTAGTGTGACCGAGGTTGGCGAGAGTATCTCTGCCGGTCGTGAGCCATGGCTGGAAGAACCGCGCTGCGGAGCCTCGAACTGTCATGGATCGACCTATTCCGAGGAACCGGGTAAGCTGTATAGGGAATCACGGGGGCATGGTGGGCTGTTTTGCAGTGCCTGTCATGGTGAGCCACATGCAATCGTGCCTAGCGGCAATGCTCGCGATAACGTGCAGAATATCGCCTTACAGGGATACGCTGGAACACTGAACAAGTGCGCCGTCTGTCACGGTGTCACACCAACTGGTGCCGGGCCGCACGGGATCTCGGGAACCGGATGCTGTATTGGCACGCGCGGCAACGTTAACGTGATCGGCTCGATCGACCTGTCGGATCTTTCGTTGTTGATCGCTTATCTGGTGACCACACCACGCCCGACATTGCCCTGTCCGGATGCAGCGAACTTGAACGCGACTGGTTCGATCGACCTGTCCGATCTGTCACTGCTCATTGTATATCTGACGACTACGCCACGCCCGACTCTGCCGGCCTGTCCGTGAGTTGCGTCTGGCGATGCGAGATGTTAGATTCGGTCTATGCGATATGTAGCGTTTTTGCGGGCCATCAATGTCGGTGGACAGACCGCCACCAAAGGGGAGTTGATCTCGGTCTTTGAGTCACTGGGATTCGAAGAGATCGAGACCTTTCTGGCCAGCGGCAATGTGATCTTCACGACCGGCCGGACAGCTCCGGCGACGCTGGAGAAGAGAATCGCCGCCGCGCTTGAGCAATCGCTCGGATTTGCCGTGGCGACATTTCTCCGGACTGGCGATGAAGTTTTGTCGGTGGTGAAGTATCGGCCATTCCCGGAGAAGATGCTGGCGGAAGCACCCACCCTTAACATTGGATTCACCGCACAACCATTCAGCCAGAAAGATGCGGAAGCAGTCGATCGTTTCCGCAGCGAGATCGACCAGTTTCATCTGCATGGGCGTGAAGTCTACTGGCTCTGCGACAAGCGTCAGAGCGAATCGAAATTTAATGGCGGGAAGCTGGAACGGGCGCTTGGTCGGGCAGTCACGTTTCGGTCGATCAGCAGCTTGACCAAATTGGCAGAGAAGCACTTTTAGTCATTTAATCCCCCGCGGCGCAACCTATTGCTGTTGTCCCGTTTACGACTGCTTTTTCGGTCCCTTTATCGCCAATCGGTGATAAAGAAAGAGGACTTATCGGTCGATAATCATAAACATGCAGACAAGGGTGGAGCAATCACAACCGAGGAATATATCCTCTGGTTATATCCCTATCTATACCCATACGCTGACGGTCGATTGTGTACTGGAGTTTGACCTGTACGTATT encodes:
- a CDS encoding efflux RND transporter permease subunit codes for the protein MKLSEISIQRPVLALVFSLVIILLGAVAFSRLPVREYPDIDPPIVSITTFYRGASPNVIETEITDVLEEQLSTVEGVKTLTSSSQEQGSVVTVEFELGKDVNEAANDVRDRVSRVRGLLPREADDPIVEKVDVNAQPIVWIALSSTRHSNLELTDVADRILKERIQRLPGVASVFLGGERRYAMRVWLDAQRMASRGLTANDVENAIRRENAEIPAGRVEGSGREFSVRTRGDLVTAEEFGAIIVRQAGDETVRLRDVAQVELGAEDERTAVRYNGLPAIGLGIIKQQKASTIDVAEVVVSELPELTKLVPEGMTLEVAYNSATFIEDSIDEVAETLLIAFLLVVAVILLFLKSIRATIIPTFAIPASIIGAFALAYFFGFTINILTLLALVLAIGLVVDDAIVVLENVYRHMEMGKNRRQAAIDGSKEIGFAVLATTITLVAVFVPLAFLEGNVGRLFNEFGLTVAVAVLISGFVALTLTPMLCSRMLQPLHSGKQNFASRSFDAFFDWLDRFYRGTLKWVLGHRALSTAFALVLIVIGATMLKFIPSELVPTEDRGVAFGIVLAPEGATLEYTDRYMRQVEEQLLALPERDGLFTATGLGFGGPGRVTNGFVFLELKPRAERNRTQQEIVAEMFPRLLGIPGVLAFMINPPSLGQGFESPVQYVLQGDSYEELQQGVGIMMSKAQQLGYLINLDTDLRLNKPQLDITIDRDRAAGLGVSVTDIGATLETYLGGRVVTNFKRAAKQYDVITQLRPSDRATPETISELYVRGNGGLVQLANVVNIRETVAPKELNHFNRVRSATISANIAPGMTLGKALDDLDLIAATDLPPAIKTALNGQSREYRDSSSALYFLFLFAVVFIFLVLAAQFESFIHPLTILLSVPLAVVGALVSLFLFGQTINIYSQIGLIMLIGLVTKNSILIVEYANQLRESGKSVYDAITEGAAIRLRPILMTSFATIFGVLPIAIGLGAGGEARQPLGIAVVGGMLFSTFLTLVLVPVVYTLLARFTKESEPVTEHAKAKPHGQPVTDAHGLVTE
- a CDS encoding redoxin domain-containing protein, which encodes MKKLLSMALGLLMLSTALVASDATAPETVQTATVDKAAPNFTLTDVNGKTHSLSDFKGKFVVLEWVNFDCPFVKKHYGAKNMQTLQAAYTKKEVVWLSICSSNKGKQGYFEGKELTDRITAEGHSASAYLIDTDGKVGKLYGAKTTPNMYVINPEGVLIYAGAIDNTPSPNPDDIKTSTNYVAAALDAAMAGKPVAVKTSAPYGCGVKY
- a CDS encoding thioredoxin family protein codes for the protein MDLQKRLLWMTCLFALALTLAATVQALPTRVGHLEVELVSPVRTVQPGQPFEVGLHFTLDDHWHLYWQNPGDAGLPPKMTWSLPDGFVVEPIRWPIPEKTITPPLASYGYSHELIVPLRITPPPTLAVGQTVTLSGKASWLVCREECVPGDAQLSLMLEVADHLQPDSIWAPKFAAIQYPSEADFAVQSDFDGTHFQLRFPLPDKSTAALVLAEFYSGDRGVIDHIASQPISIVDGSVQLTIPKNEYLIDRPDSLQGLLVLTNSDSTKSYVQFVSSLSEDQPVAVTATTTETSFWQAILFAFIGGLILNLMPCVLPVLSLKILGFVNHADATHTKPLHHGMIFTAGVLVSFWLLAGTLLFLKAGGEQLGWGFQLQSPIFLVVITSFIFLFGLNLLGLFELGTSFASAGAVAAGKTGFGGSFLNGVTATIVATPCTAPFMGSALGYSLAQPAWIAMLIFTSIALGMAAPYLALSASPKLLRYVPRPGRWMETFKQFLGFVLLATVLWLLWVLGIQIGTAGLIFILAALLLLAVAGWIIGRWDTLVATTRAKLLARGSALVLAAAALVIGISGASFENVAVATRSNEKGAIAWETFTPERVEELRTAGKPIFIDFTAAWCLSCQVNEKVAFSSADVQQRFLDLGIVPLKADWTARDQVIAQALARFGRNSVPLYVLYHNSATEPILLPEILTPGIVLEALNSITDLPANNSPTRQVTIHGEEPLKERS
- a CDS encoding enoyl-CoA hydratase/isomerase family protein, whose translation is MTCFDLQQSDNLAILTMTRGKVNAINPDFVRELDLLLTQIEQEPTVSAVILTGQAKFFSFGLDIPELYDLSPEEMTRFIRSFCDLYHRLFLFPKAIVGAINGHAIAGGCILATTCDRRIIADGNARLALNEVTFGASLFAGAVAMLQFACGTRNAEQILLTGTLLSPAEALQLGLVHQVVDSDRLLSQSTTYATELAANAGPHFASLKRLSRQPVADAWRIREPHSIDEWINIWYSEKTREQAKRIQIRQ
- a CDS encoding DUF1697 domain-containing protein, which encodes MRYVAFLRAINVGGQTATKGELISVFESLGFEEIETFLASGNVIFTTGRTAPATLEKRIAAALEQSLGFAVATFLRTGDEVLSVVKYRPFPEKMLAEAPTLNIGFTAQPFSQKDAEAVDRFRSEIDQFHLHGREVYWLCDKRQSESKFNGGKLERALGRAVTFRSISSLTKLAEKHF